One Misgurnus anguillicaudatus chromosome 22, ASM2758022v2, whole genome shotgun sequence DNA segment encodes these proteins:
- the myo1ca gene encoding unconventional myosin-Ic isoform X2, producing MESSLSARDRVGVQDFLLLENHNSEAAFIENLRRRYREGLIYTYIGSVLVSVNPYRELEIYSKQNMERHRGVNFYEISPHIFALADNTYRALRTERRDQCILISGESGAGKTEASKKILQYYTHICPTRENTNTIRERLLQSNPVLEAFGNAKTLRNDNSSRFGKYMDIQFDYKGAPIGGHILNYLLEKSRVAHQNPGERNFHIFYQLLEGGEDLFLQRLGLEKTNPHHYHYLVKGNCPRVTAISDKNGWKVVSNALTVIGFNDEEIQELMEIVASVLHLGNTQFGEDEDGETHVTTEPQLRYLSQLLGVDGSVLKEALTHRKMVAKGEEMISPLSLEQAISARDSLAKAIYGRAFTWLVQKLNRSLAFKDEVYYTSRCSSVIGLLDIYGFEVFQHNSFEQFCINYCNEKLQQLFIELTLKSEQEEYEAEGIVWERVEYFNNKIICDLVEEKHKGIIAILDEECLRRGDASDITFLEKLEDTLGGHAHFVTHKIANGKVRKAIGREEFRLAHYAGEVNYNVHGFLDKNNDLLYRHLKEVMCQSKKHIVSQCFHAEELMDQRRPETAVTQFKLSLAKLMEILMSKEPSYVRCIKPNDAKQPGRFDEVLVRHQVKYLGLMENLRVRRAGFAYRRNYEAFLDRYKPLCPDTWPNWNGKLSEGVATLVKHLNYKPEEYKLGRSKIFIRFPRTLFVTEDALEARKPSIAVTLQTSWRGYRERAKYHCIRHAVIVIQAWWRGVKGRRKAKHRRQAADTIRKLIKGFILRNEPRCPDNEYFLDHVRYSYLMKVRRNLPKSVLDKSWPKPPPSLTEASEHLHRMYMHNLVNDYCRKIQPEWTKQLEQKVVASAIFRSQKDCYPQSIPKLFVSTRLEPEEINLKVRQTLGNDNKVKYGIAVIKYDRHGFHARTRQLLLTTSAAVLVQEAKIKQRIDYSTLLGISVSSLSDGFFVLHVPTADSKHKGDLVLQCDHVIEAVTKLAIMADKMHHVNISQDSIKFAIARGKEGVIHFTLGQVLRVIKIRKGHLSVTAPQMS from the exons ATGGAGAGCTCCCTCTCAGCAAGAGACCGGGTCGGTGTCCAAGACTTTCTGCTCTTGGAGAACCACAACAGTGAAGCTGCATTTATTGAAAACCTGCGCCGGCGGTACAGAGAGGGCCTCATATAT ACATATATTGGGTCAGTGCTGGTGTCAGTGAATCCTTACAGAGAACTGGAGATTTACTCCAAACAAAACATGGAGCGGCACAGAGGAGTCAACTTCTATGAGATCTCACCTCACAT TTTTGCCCTGGCTGATAATACGTACCGTGCACTGCGAACCGAGAGAAGAGATCAATGTATTTTGATTTCAGGAGAGAGTGGAGCTGGAAAGACTGAGGCGTCCAAAAAGATTCTTCAGTACTACACACACATCTGTCCTACCcgtgaaaacacaaacacaattagAGAGAGACTGTTACAGTCCAACCCTGTTTTGGAG GCTTTTGGGAATGCTAAAACTCTTCGCAATGACAATTCAAGTCGATTTGGGAAATATATGGACATTCAGTTTGACTATAAG GGGGCTCCAATCGGAGGTCACATTCTCAACTACCTGTTAGAGAAATCCCGTGTCGCCCATCAGAACCCAGGCGAGAGAAACTTTCACATCTTCTATCAGCTGCTGGAGGGTGGAGAGGACCTTTTTTTGCAAAGACTGGGTTTGGAGAAAACCAACCCCCATCATTACCATTACCTAGTTAAG GGTAACTGTCCACGGGTGACCGCTATCAGTGATAAGAACGGCTGGAAAGTTGTGAGCAATGCACTCACTGTCATTGGCTTTAATGATGAGGAGATACag GAACTGATGGAGATAGTGGCCAGTGTGTTACACCTGGGTAACACACAGTTTGGTGAGGATGAAGATGGCGAGACACATGTCACCACTGAACCTCAACTCAGATATCTGTCCCAG CTGTTGGGTGTGGATGGGTCAGTTCTGAAAGAAGCTCTTACTCATAGGAAAATGGTTGCCAAAGGGGAGGAG ATGATCAGTCCCTTGAGTTTAGAACAGGCTATCTCTGCTCGTGACTCTCTGGCCAAAGCCATATATGGTCGTGCCTTTACCTGGCTTGTCCAAAAGTTGAATCGATCATTGGCCTTTAAG gATGAGGTCTACTACACCAGCAGATGTTCTTCTGTTATTGGTTTGCTAGACATATATGGATTTGAGGTCTTTCAACACAACAGTTTTG AGCAGTTCTGTATTAATTACTGCAACGAGAAGCTTCAGCAGTTGTTTATTGAACTCACACTGAAGAGCGAACAGGAAGAATATGAAGCTGAAGGGATCGTG TGGGAGAGAGTGGAATATTTCAACAACAAAATCATCTGTGACCTGGTGGAGGAGAAACATAAAGGCATCATTGCCATTCTG GACGAGGAGTGCTTAAGAAGAGGAGACGCCAGTGACATCACTTTTCTGGAAAAACTAGAGGACACACTGGGAGGCCATGCCCATTTTGTCAC TCATAAAATAGCTAATGGAAAGGTTCGCAAGGCAATTGGTCGGGAGGAATTTAGGCTGGCTCACTATGCTGGAGAGGTCAACTACAATGTCCATG GTTTTCTGGACAAAAATAATGACCTGCTTTACAGACACCTAAAAGAG GTGATGTGTCAATCAAAGAAACACATTGTGAGTCAGTGTTTCCATGCAGAAGAATTGATGGACCAGAGAAGACCAGAGACG GCTGTCACACAGTTTAAGCTCAGTTTGGCCAAACTGATGGAGATTCTGATGTCTAAGGAACCATCATACGTTCGTTGTATAAAACCCAATGATGCTAAACAGCCAG GTAGGTTTGATGAGgtattggtcaggcatcaggtGAAGTATTTGGGTTTGATGGAGAATCTAAGAGTGAGGAGAGCTGGATTTGCATACAGACGAAACTATGAGGCATTCTTAGACAG GTATAAGCCTCTGTGTCCGGATACTTGGCCAAACTGGAATGGGAAACTGTCAGAAGGTGTTGCCACTCTGGTCAAACATCTCAACTACAAACCTGAGGAATACAAACTGGGCAG GTCCAAGATCTTTATCCGCTTCCCAAGGACTTTGTTTGTGACTGAGGATGCACTTGAGGCCCGGAAGCCATCCATTG cCGTTACTCTGCAGACGTCTTGGCGGGGCTACAGAGAGCGAGCCAAGTATCATTGTATTCGACATGCAG TAATTGTTATCCAGGCATGGTGGAGAGGGGTCAAAGGTCGCAGGAAAGCCAAGCATCGTAGACAAGCAGCAGACACCATACGCaa GTTAATAAAAGGCTTTATCTTGCGCAATGAGCCTCGTTGCCCTGACAACGAGTACTTTCTGGACCATGTACGATACTCCTACTTGATGAAAGTGAGACGGAATCTGCCAAAAAGTGTGCTTGACAAGAGCTGGCCAAAGCCTCCACCTTCACTCACTGAG GCATCTGAGCATCTTCACAGAATGTACATGCACAACCTAGTCAATGACTACTGCAGAAAAATCCAGCCTGAGTGGACGAAGCAG TTGGAACAAAAGGTTGTTGCCAGTGCAATCTTTAGAAGCCAGAAGGACTGCTACCCTCAAAGCATTCCCAAACTTTTCGTTTCCACCAGGCTAG AGCCTGAGGAAATCAATCTCAAAGTACGGCAGACTCTTGGGAATGACAACAAAGTGAAG TATGGTATCGCTGTCATCAAATATGATCGGCATGGTTTCCATGCACGTACTCGTCAGCTACTGCTGACCACTTCTGCTGCTGTGCTGGTGCAGGAAGCAAAAATCAAACAACGCATCGACTACAGCACATTGCTGG GCATCTCTGTAAGTTCTCTCAGCGATGGATTCTTTGTTTTGCACGTTCCCACAGCTGACAGTAAGCATAAG GGTGACCTTGTGCTGCAATGTGATCACGTGATCGAGGCCGTCACCAAACTGGCTATCATGGCAGACAAGATGCACCATGTTAACATCAGTCAGGAcag TATCAAGTTTGCTATAGCGAGGGGAAAGGAGGGAGTGATACATTTCACCCTTGGTCAGGTGCTGCGTGTGATAAAGATCAGGAAGGGGCACCTGTCTGTG ACCGCACCTCAGATGTCATAA
- the LOC129440416 gene encoding uncharacterized protein, giving the protein MFCRCLPVVCILLMCLVFESHSSPRGQRGSLSFSNSLRLTRAIRTHVQKLLNRYKKQLFGDELFENRELMLSSLPAVTVSYNNWIQMQDIERLQLASHHLQTFWTHLEDQRQQLEKEKDGNRKEPRRDKRGRPQFTLFQSFMALQIDLRDLMRQVNTQLESLTAKQNSDSTSPQPSSLYSTSTSSPIPSTHTSTASTTLQTSSHTDAPQSSTQFTVKSTETSIASNTKLSAETFVGVTVTKPTQTSTVHHSRGRQPSVDKQKTDVLSSGTSRWVQHLKGYVILRDLERYLSRLARDYTILRAKH; this is encoded by the exons ATGTTTTGCCGGTGTCTACCTGTTGTGTGCATCCTACTGATGTGTCTGGTGTTTGAGAGTCATTCCTCTCCTCGTGGTCAAAGGGGGTCGCTGTCTTTTTCCAATTCACTGCGTCTCACGCGCGCTATCCGCACACATGTCCAGAAATTGCTCAACCGATAc AAGAAACAGCTGTTTGGTGACGAGCTCTTTGAAAACAGAGAATTAATGCTGAGCTCATTACCGGCTGTCACTGTCTCTTATAATAACTGGATACAAATGCAG GACATTGAGCGTTTGCAATTGGCCTCTCACCACCTTCAAACCTTCTGGACTCACCTGGAAGATCAACGGCAGCAATTAGAGAAAGAGAAGGATGGAAATAGAAAAGAACCGAGAAGAGATAAGCGTGGAAGGCCTCAGTTCACCTTATTTCAAAGCTTTATGGCTCTACAAATAGATCTGCGGGACCTAATGAGACAAGTCAACACTCAG CTGGAGAGTCTCACTGCCAAACAGAACTCTGATTCTACATCTCCTCAGCCCTCTTCCTTATACTCCACTTCAACCTCCAGTCCGATTCCCAGCACGCATACATCCACAGCGAGCACCACTCTCCAGACCTCATCCCACACTGATGCTCCCCAAAGCTCCACGCAATTCACTGTAAAATCAACTGAAACCTCGATCGCATCCAACACAAAACTTTCTGCAGAAACCTTTGTAGGTGTCACAGTGACAAAACCCACCCAGACATCAACAGTCCATCATTCAAGGGGACGCCAGCCCTCCGTAGACAAGCAGAAGACAGACGTTCTGTCCTCAGGGACGTCCCGCTGGGTCCAGCATCTGAAGGGGTACGTTATACTGAGAGATCTAGAGCGGTACCTGAGCAGATTGGCACGTGATTACACTATACTCCGAGCTAAACACTGA
- the ins gene encoding insulin, producing MALWLQAGALFVLLAISGVNANPGAPQHLCGSHLVDALYLVCGPTGFFYNPKRDVDSLYGFLPPKSSQENEVADFALNDHAELIRKRGIVEQCCHKPCSILELQNYCN from the exons ATGGCATTGTGGCTTCAGGCTGGTGCTCTATTCGTCCTTTTGGCCATCTCTGGTGTTAACGCTAATCCAGGAGCCCCACAGCACCTGTGTGGATCTCACTTAGTCGATGCCCTTTACCTGGTCTGTGGTCCAACAGGCTTCTTCTATAACCCCAAGAGAGATGTTGACTCCCTTTATG GTTTTCTTCCTCCTAAATCTAGCCAGGAAAATGAAGTGGCTGACTTTGCACTTAACGATCATGCTGAGCTAATAAGGAAGAGAGGCATCGTGGAGCAGTGCTGCCACAAACCCTGCAGCATCTTGGAACTGCAGAATTACTGCAACTAA
- the myo1ca gene encoding unconventional myosin-Ic isoform X1: MRYRRREVGVEGGVRLVMESSLSARDRVGVQDFLLLENHNSEAAFIENLRRRYREGLIYTYIGSVLVSVNPYRELEIYSKQNMERHRGVNFYEISPHIFALADNTYRALRTERRDQCILISGESGAGKTEASKKILQYYTHICPTRENTNTIRERLLQSNPVLEAFGNAKTLRNDNSSRFGKYMDIQFDYKGAPIGGHILNYLLEKSRVAHQNPGERNFHIFYQLLEGGEDLFLQRLGLEKTNPHHYHYLVKGNCPRVTAISDKNGWKVVSNALTVIGFNDEEIQELMEIVASVLHLGNTQFGEDEDGETHVTTEPQLRYLSQLLGVDGSVLKEALTHRKMVAKGEEMISPLSLEQAISARDSLAKAIYGRAFTWLVQKLNRSLAFKDEVYYTSRCSSVIGLLDIYGFEVFQHNSFEQFCINYCNEKLQQLFIELTLKSEQEEYEAEGIVWERVEYFNNKIICDLVEEKHKGIIAILDEECLRRGDASDITFLEKLEDTLGGHAHFVTHKIANGKVRKAIGREEFRLAHYAGEVNYNVHGFLDKNNDLLYRHLKEVMCQSKKHIVSQCFHAEELMDQRRPETAVTQFKLSLAKLMEILMSKEPSYVRCIKPNDAKQPGRFDEVLVRHQVKYLGLMENLRVRRAGFAYRRNYEAFLDRYKPLCPDTWPNWNGKLSEGVATLVKHLNYKPEEYKLGRSKIFIRFPRTLFVTEDALEARKPSIAVTLQTSWRGYRERAKYHCIRHAVIVIQAWWRGVKGRRKAKHRRQAADTIRKLIKGFILRNEPRCPDNEYFLDHVRYSYLMKVRRNLPKSVLDKSWPKPPPSLTEASEHLHRMYMHNLVNDYCRKIQPEWTKQLEQKVVASAIFRSQKDCYPQSIPKLFVSTRLEPEEINLKVRQTLGNDNKVKYGIAVIKYDRHGFHARTRQLLLTTSAAVLVQEAKIKQRIDYSTLLGISVSSLSDGFFVLHVPTADSKHKGDLVLQCDHVIEAVTKLAIMADKMHHVNISQDSIKFAIARGKEGVIHFTLGQVLRVIKIRKGHLSVTAPQMS, from the exons GAGGTTGGTGTAGAGGGTGGGGTGAGGTTAGTGATGGAGAGCTCCCTCTCAGCAAGAGACCGGGTCGGTGTCCAAGACTTTCTGCTCTTGGAGAACCACAACAGTGAAGCTGCATTTATTGAAAACCTGCGCCGGCGGTACAGAGAGGGCCTCATATAT ACATATATTGGGTCAGTGCTGGTGTCAGTGAATCCTTACAGAGAACTGGAGATTTACTCCAAACAAAACATGGAGCGGCACAGAGGAGTCAACTTCTATGAGATCTCACCTCACAT TTTTGCCCTGGCTGATAATACGTACCGTGCACTGCGAACCGAGAGAAGAGATCAATGTATTTTGATTTCAGGAGAGAGTGGAGCTGGAAAGACTGAGGCGTCCAAAAAGATTCTTCAGTACTACACACACATCTGTCCTACCcgtgaaaacacaaacacaattagAGAGAGACTGTTACAGTCCAACCCTGTTTTGGAG GCTTTTGGGAATGCTAAAACTCTTCGCAATGACAATTCAAGTCGATTTGGGAAATATATGGACATTCAGTTTGACTATAAG GGGGCTCCAATCGGAGGTCACATTCTCAACTACCTGTTAGAGAAATCCCGTGTCGCCCATCAGAACCCAGGCGAGAGAAACTTTCACATCTTCTATCAGCTGCTGGAGGGTGGAGAGGACCTTTTTTTGCAAAGACTGGGTTTGGAGAAAACCAACCCCCATCATTACCATTACCTAGTTAAG GGTAACTGTCCACGGGTGACCGCTATCAGTGATAAGAACGGCTGGAAAGTTGTGAGCAATGCACTCACTGTCATTGGCTTTAATGATGAGGAGATACag GAACTGATGGAGATAGTGGCCAGTGTGTTACACCTGGGTAACACACAGTTTGGTGAGGATGAAGATGGCGAGACACATGTCACCACTGAACCTCAACTCAGATATCTGTCCCAG CTGTTGGGTGTGGATGGGTCAGTTCTGAAAGAAGCTCTTACTCATAGGAAAATGGTTGCCAAAGGGGAGGAG ATGATCAGTCCCTTGAGTTTAGAACAGGCTATCTCTGCTCGTGACTCTCTGGCCAAAGCCATATATGGTCGTGCCTTTACCTGGCTTGTCCAAAAGTTGAATCGATCATTGGCCTTTAAG gATGAGGTCTACTACACCAGCAGATGTTCTTCTGTTATTGGTTTGCTAGACATATATGGATTTGAGGTCTTTCAACACAACAGTTTTG AGCAGTTCTGTATTAATTACTGCAACGAGAAGCTTCAGCAGTTGTTTATTGAACTCACACTGAAGAGCGAACAGGAAGAATATGAAGCTGAAGGGATCGTG TGGGAGAGAGTGGAATATTTCAACAACAAAATCATCTGTGACCTGGTGGAGGAGAAACATAAAGGCATCATTGCCATTCTG GACGAGGAGTGCTTAAGAAGAGGAGACGCCAGTGACATCACTTTTCTGGAAAAACTAGAGGACACACTGGGAGGCCATGCCCATTTTGTCAC TCATAAAATAGCTAATGGAAAGGTTCGCAAGGCAATTGGTCGGGAGGAATTTAGGCTGGCTCACTATGCTGGAGAGGTCAACTACAATGTCCATG GTTTTCTGGACAAAAATAATGACCTGCTTTACAGACACCTAAAAGAG GTGATGTGTCAATCAAAGAAACACATTGTGAGTCAGTGTTTCCATGCAGAAGAATTGATGGACCAGAGAAGACCAGAGACG GCTGTCACACAGTTTAAGCTCAGTTTGGCCAAACTGATGGAGATTCTGATGTCTAAGGAACCATCATACGTTCGTTGTATAAAACCCAATGATGCTAAACAGCCAG GTAGGTTTGATGAGgtattggtcaggcatcaggtGAAGTATTTGGGTTTGATGGAGAATCTAAGAGTGAGGAGAGCTGGATTTGCATACAGACGAAACTATGAGGCATTCTTAGACAG GTATAAGCCTCTGTGTCCGGATACTTGGCCAAACTGGAATGGGAAACTGTCAGAAGGTGTTGCCACTCTGGTCAAACATCTCAACTACAAACCTGAGGAATACAAACTGGGCAG GTCCAAGATCTTTATCCGCTTCCCAAGGACTTTGTTTGTGACTGAGGATGCACTTGAGGCCCGGAAGCCATCCATTG cCGTTACTCTGCAGACGTCTTGGCGGGGCTACAGAGAGCGAGCCAAGTATCATTGTATTCGACATGCAG TAATTGTTATCCAGGCATGGTGGAGAGGGGTCAAAGGTCGCAGGAAAGCCAAGCATCGTAGACAAGCAGCAGACACCATACGCaa GTTAATAAAAGGCTTTATCTTGCGCAATGAGCCTCGTTGCCCTGACAACGAGTACTTTCTGGACCATGTACGATACTCCTACTTGATGAAAGTGAGACGGAATCTGCCAAAAAGTGTGCTTGACAAGAGCTGGCCAAAGCCTCCACCTTCACTCACTGAG GCATCTGAGCATCTTCACAGAATGTACATGCACAACCTAGTCAATGACTACTGCAGAAAAATCCAGCCTGAGTGGACGAAGCAG TTGGAACAAAAGGTTGTTGCCAGTGCAATCTTTAGAAGCCAGAAGGACTGCTACCCTCAAAGCATTCCCAAACTTTTCGTTTCCACCAGGCTAG AGCCTGAGGAAATCAATCTCAAAGTACGGCAGACTCTTGGGAATGACAACAAAGTGAAG TATGGTATCGCTGTCATCAAATATGATCGGCATGGTTTCCATGCACGTACTCGTCAGCTACTGCTGACCACTTCTGCTGCTGTGCTGGTGCAGGAAGCAAAAATCAAACAACGCATCGACTACAGCACATTGCTGG GCATCTCTGTAAGTTCTCTCAGCGATGGATTCTTTGTTTTGCACGTTCCCACAGCTGACAGTAAGCATAAG GGTGACCTTGTGCTGCAATGTGATCACGTGATCGAGGCCGTCACCAAACTGGCTATCATGGCAGACAAGATGCACCATGTTAACATCAGTCAGGAcag TATCAAGTTTGCTATAGCGAGGGGAAAGGAGGGAGTGATACATTTCACCCTTGGTCAGGTGCTGCGTGTGATAAAGATCAGGAAGGGGCACCTGTCTGTG ACCGCACCTCAGATGTCATAA
- the panx1b gene encoding pannexin-1b isoform X2 — protein sequence MRQASYVDSFCWAAIESHSTEDGVNSVPLQLHKFFPYILLLVAVIMYIPALFWRFTSAPSLSSDLCFIMEELDRCYNRAIRLAKSLTSNLDGKDVAEDPHGGIELTEGCFKYPLVEQYLKTKRASKALAAKYLLCRVLTLLTLLLGCVYLTYYIFWVSPNDQFSCNLRTGILSNESGVPNAVQCKLVAVGVFRLLSCINLVMYVVLVPVVVYSALQPFIEHQRAPCLQPYRLLPAFGHSLDLQPTARRYDDLSIYLLFLEENLSELKSYKCLQVLELLSKEGEAAFDTMCLLRTLGQVRTDMVDRKQSQTVNGETKTEQNDVSSLLLEDAVQTAKSCGCVKDVRHRVV from the exons ATGCGACAGGCTTCATATGTAGACTCCTTCTGCTGGGCTGCAATAGAGAGTCACTCAACAGAGGATGGGGTTAATAGCGTCCCCCTGCAACTACACAAG TTTTTTCCTTATATCTTACTGCTGGTCGCCGTCATTATGTATATCCCAGCTCTCTTTTGGCGTTTCACGAGTGCCCCTTCCCTCTCTTCTGACCTCTGTTTTATCATGGAGGAACTTGACCGTTGCTACAATCGTGCCATCCGCCTGGCCAAGAGCCTTACGTCCAACCTCGATGGCAAAGATGTAGCAGAAGATCCACATGG TGGTATTGAATTGACTGAAGGTTGTTTTAAGTACCCTCTGGTAGAGCAGTACCTAAAAACAAAGCGTGCGTCAAAGGCTTTGGcagcaaaatatcttctttgtcGAGTTTTAACTCTCCTCACTTTACTGCTGGGCTGCGTTTATCTGACCTACTACATCTTTTGGGTGTCACCCAATGACCAATTCTCCTGTAACCTGCgcacag GTATTTTATCAAATGAGAGTGGGGTACCGAATGCAGTGCAGTGTAAACTAGTAGCAGTGGGTGTATTCCGACTCCTAAGCTGCATTAATCTGGTGATGTATGTAGTGTTAGTACCGGTTGTGGTTTATTCTGCCCTCCAACCTTTTATTGAACACCAGCGTGCTCCATGTCTCCAACCATACCGCCTGCTGCCTGCTTTCGGGCATAGCCTCGATTTGCAGCCTACGGCCCGTCGCTATGATGACCTCAGCATCTATCTGCTGTTTCTGGAAGAGAACTTAAGTGAGCTGAAGAGCTACAAATGTTTGCAG GTATTAGAGCTGCTGTCAAAGGAAGGAGAGGCAGCGTTTGACACCATGTGTCTTCTTAGGACTTTGGGACAAGTAAGGACTGACATGGTGGACAGAAAACAATCCCAAACAGTCAATGGTGAAACTAAGACAGAACAAAATG ATGTTTCTTCACTTCTGCTGGAGGATGCAGTACAGACAGCGAAAAGTTGCGGTTGTGTGAAAGATGTCAGACACAGGGTGGTCTGA
- the panx1b gene encoding pannexin-1b isoform X1, protein MAIAHVATEYVFSDFLLKESSESKYKGVRQELALDTLVSFIAVGLPLLLISLAFAQEVSVGTQIACFPPSSFSMRQASYVDSFCWAAIESHSTEDGVNSVPLQLHKFFPYILLLVAVIMYIPALFWRFTSAPSLSSDLCFIMEELDRCYNRAIRLAKSLTSNLDGKDVAEDPHGGIELTEGCFKYPLVEQYLKTKRASKALAAKYLLCRVLTLLTLLLGCVYLTYYIFWVSPNDQFSCNLRTGILSNESGVPNAVQCKLVAVGVFRLLSCINLVMYVVLVPVVVYSALQPFIEHQRAPCLQPYRLLPAFGHSLDLQPTARRYDDLSIYLLFLEENLSELKSYKCLQVLELLSKEGEAAFDTMCLLRTLGQVRTDMVDRKQSQTVNGETKTEQNDVSSLLLEDAVQTAKSCGCVKDVRHRVV, encoded by the exons ATGGCTATAGCGCACGTTGCGACCGAATatgtattttctgattttttattaaaagaatCGAGTGAATCGAAGTATAAAGGCGTGCGGCAGGAACTGGCCCTGGACACACTGGTCAGTTTTATCGCGGTCGGGCTTCCTTTGTTACTCATTTCACTCGCGTTTGCACAAGAAGTGTCTGTGG GGACCCAGATCGCCTGTTTTCCACCCTCTAGCTTCTCAATGCGACAGGCTTCATATGTAGACTCCTTCTGCTGGGCTGCAATAGAGAGTCACTCAACAGAGGATGGGGTTAATAGCGTCCCCCTGCAACTACACAAG TTTTTTCCTTATATCTTACTGCTGGTCGCCGTCATTATGTATATCCCAGCTCTCTTTTGGCGTTTCACGAGTGCCCCTTCCCTCTCTTCTGACCTCTGTTTTATCATGGAGGAACTTGACCGTTGCTACAATCGTGCCATCCGCCTGGCCAAGAGCCTTACGTCCAACCTCGATGGCAAAGATGTAGCAGAAGATCCACATGG TGGTATTGAATTGACTGAAGGTTGTTTTAAGTACCCTCTGGTAGAGCAGTACCTAAAAACAAAGCGTGCGTCAAAGGCTTTGGcagcaaaatatcttctttgtcGAGTTTTAACTCTCCTCACTTTACTGCTGGGCTGCGTTTATCTGACCTACTACATCTTTTGGGTGTCACCCAATGACCAATTCTCCTGTAACCTGCgcacag GTATTTTATCAAATGAGAGTGGGGTACCGAATGCAGTGCAGTGTAAACTAGTAGCAGTGGGTGTATTCCGACTCCTAAGCTGCATTAATCTGGTGATGTATGTAGTGTTAGTACCGGTTGTGGTTTATTCTGCCCTCCAACCTTTTATTGAACACCAGCGTGCTCCATGTCTCCAACCATACCGCCTGCTGCCTGCTTTCGGGCATAGCCTCGATTTGCAGCCTACGGCCCGTCGCTATGATGACCTCAGCATCTATCTGCTGTTTCTGGAAGAGAACTTAAGTGAGCTGAAGAGCTACAAATGTTTGCAG GTATTAGAGCTGCTGTCAAAGGAAGGAGAGGCAGCGTTTGACACCATGTGTCTTCTTAGGACTTTGGGACAAGTAAGGACTGACATGGTGGACAGAAAACAATCCCAAACAGTCAATGGTGAAACTAAGACAGAACAAAATG ATGTTTCTTCACTTCTGCTGGAGGATGCAGTACAGACAGCGAAAAGTTGCGGTTGTGTGAAAGATGTCAGACACAGGGTGGTCTGA
- the epd gene encoding ependymin, with protein sequence MMHTVKLLCVVFSCLCAVAWASSNRQPCHTPPLTTGTMKVVSTGGHDLAFGKFSYDSKANKFRFVEDTAHANKTSYLDVLVHFDEGLLYELDSKNESCKKETMQFRKHLMEIPPDATHESEIYMGSPSITEQGLRVREWTGKFPELHAHYSLSTTSCGCLPVSGSYYGEKKDLVFSFYGVETEVEDTQVFVLPTYCDGVQFEEAPDDHSFFDLFHD encoded by the exons ATGATGCATACAGTCAAGCTGCTCTGTGTGGTGTTTTCGTGCCTCTGTGCCGTCGCCTGGGCGTCATCCAATCGCCAGCCATGCC ATACACCACCACTGACCACTGGAACAATGAAAGTG GTTTCAACAGGGGGTCATGATCTTGCATTTGGAAAATTCAGTTATGATTCCAAAGCAAATAAATTCCGTTTTGTGGAGGACACTGCTCACGCAAACAAAACTTCTTATTTGGATGTGCTCGTACATTTCGATGAG GGCCTGCTTTATGAGTTGGACAGTAAAAACGAGAGTTGCAAGAAGGAGACCATGCAGTTCCGTAAGCACCTAATGGAGATTCCACCCGATGCCACTCATGAATCTGAGATTTACATGGGCAGCCCCTCCATCACAGAGCAAGGCCTTAGAGTCCGGGAGTGGACCGGGAAGTTTCCTGAACTTCACG CACACTACTCCCTGTCGACCACTTCTTGTGGCTGTTTGCCAGTTTCGGGCTCCTATTATGGTGAGAAGAAGGACCTTGTCTTCAG TTTCTATGGTGTTGAAACGGAAGTTGAAGACACACAAGTCTTTGTGCTACCGACCTATTGTGACGGTGTGCAATTTGAGGAGGCACCAGATGACCACAGCTTCTTCGACTTGTTCCATGACTAA